In Bacillus solimangrovi, the DNA window ATCTGGTGGCAAGATGGATCGTGCTGCACTGGTAATGGATTTAAGAGGACGAGATTTCTTTGAAAATTTACTCGACTCAATCGATGAAATGAATAAGCAAGATTGGGTTACGCCTCATATTCTATTTCTAGAAGCAGAAGATCAGTCACTTGTGAGTAGGTATAAAGAAACGAGACGTTCGCACCCGCTTGCACCACAAGGACTACCACTAGAAGGTATTAAAAATGAGCGGAAAATCCTTGATGAGTTAAAAGGGCGTGCACAAACAATCGTTGACACAACACGAATGAAGCCTCGCCAATTGCGTGAAGTAATTATAGAAAAGTTTGCTAATGACAAACAAAGTGTTTTTAATGTAAATATTATGTCATTTGGCTTCAAACATGGCATTCCAATTGATGCGGATCTTGTTTTTGATGTGCGCTTTCTTCCTAATCCGCACTATATTGATGCGTTGCGTCCATTAACAGGTTTAAATGAAGAAGTATCTAGTTATGTGTTAAAGCAATCTGAAACACAAACTTTTGTCAATAAGCTCGTTGATTTGTTGGTGTATATGGTACCTCAATATAAACGTGAAGGAAAGAGTCAACTAGTGATTGCGATTGGTTGTACAGGTGGGCAACACCGTTCTGTAACACTTGCTGAATATATCGGTAAACACTTTGCTGATGAGTATGTAACGCAAAGGAGTCATCG includes these proteins:
- the rapZ gene encoding RNase adapter RapZ — protein: MAKHDHDMQLVIITGMSGAGKTVAVQSFEDLGFFCVDNLPPALLPKFLELMKESGGKMDRAALVMDLRGRDFFENLLDSIDEMNKQDWVTPHILFLEAEDQSLVSRYKETRRSHPLAPQGLPLEGIKNERKILDELKGRAQTIVDTTRMKPRQLREVIIEKFANDKQSVFNVNIMSFGFKHGIPIDADLVFDVRFLPNPHYIDALRPLTGLNEEVSSYVLKQSETQTFVNKLVDLLVYMVPQYKREGKSQLVIAIGCTGGQHRSVTLAEYIGKHFADEYVTQRSHRDIEKRKEQS